In Papaver somniferum cultivar HN1 chromosome 1, ASM357369v1, whole genome shotgun sequence, a genomic segment contains:
- the LOC113339263 gene encoding cytochrome P450 71A1-like, whose amino-acid sequence MNIFVGGIGTSTITMVWAMAELIKNPRVMKKVQDEVRKCVGRQGKVEEADLDQLHYLKMILKETLRLHPPGPMSIPRESIRHCKINKYDILPKTTVLINAWAIGRDPSSWDNPEVFFPERFITNSIDFRGQHFEFLPFGSGRRGCPGISLGTTIMELTLANLLYSFNWELPYGLMPEDMNMDEAGTFAVHKKFSLEVVPVVYK is encoded by the exons ATG AATATTTTTGTTGGTGGTATAGGTACAAGTACTATTACAATGGTCTGGGCAATGGCAGAACTTATTAAGAACCCCAGGGTAATGAAAAAAGTGCAAGACGAGGTAAGGAAGTGCGTAGGCAGGCAAGGGAAAGTTGAAGAAGCAGATCTTGACCAGCTTCATTACTTAAAAATGATCTTGAAGGAGACTCTAAGACTGCATCCTCCAGGTCCAATGTCTATTCCAAGAGAAAGCATTAGACACTGCAAGATAAACAAATATGATATCCTTCCCAAAACAACTGTTTTAATTAACGCGTGGGCTATTGGACGAGATCCAAGTTCATGGGACAATCCAGAAGTTTTCTTCCCAGAAAGGTTCATCACTAACTCCATTGATTTCAGAGGACAACACTTCGAGTTTTTACCATTTGGATCAGGTCGACGTGGTTGTCCAGGGATATCATTAGGAACTACAATAATGGAACTCACACTTGCAAATCTTCTTTACAGTTTTAATTGGGAATTACCTTATGGATTGATGCCTGAAGATATGAACATGGATGAGGCTGGTACTTTTGCTGTCCATAAGAAATTTTCTTTAGAAGTTGTGCCGGTCGTGTATAAATGA